From the genome of Triticum aestivum cultivar Chinese Spring chromosome 3B, IWGSC CS RefSeq v2.1, whole genome shotgun sequence, one region includes:
- the LOC123071502 gene encoding glucan endo-1,3-beta-glucosidase 14 isoform X2, giving the protein MESRASSPVLLGLLLLSLFSVGTVSAQQKFGINYGQIANNLPDPTQVASLLRSMNVNRVKLYDADPKVLTAFANTGVEFIISVGNENLQTMASSPGAARQWVAQHVQPFIPATRITGIIVGNEVLGNNDTTMAASLVPAMQAVYDALAALGLSGQVTVSSAHSVNVLASSFPPSSGTFQEGVAQYVKPLLDFHSKTGSPFLINAYPFFAYKGSPGSVSLPYVLFQPNAGVRDGGLVYDNMLYAQIDAVYAAMKAMGHTDIGVRISETGWPSKGDEDEVGATAQNAAAYNGNLMQRIARGQGTPLKPNVPIDVFVFALFNENMKPGPASERNYGLFYPNGSPVYAINAGTAGSGSSSGDGGGSSVGRFDPYSSQSMFSSASRLAVRRTLSSLTLLLVLPVLSALAC; this is encoded by the exons ATGGAGTcccgcgcctcctcgccggtcCTGCTCGGCCtcctgctgctctcgctcttctCAG TGGGCACAGTGTCGGCGCAGCAAAAGTTCGGCATCAACTACGGGCAGATCGCCAACAACCTGCCGGACCCGACGCAGGTGGCGAGCCTGCTGCGGTCCATGAACGTCAACAGGGTGAAGCTCTACGACGCGGACCCCAAGGTGCTCACGGCGTTCGCCAACACGGGCGTGGAGTTCATCATCTCCGTGGGCAATGAGAACCTGCAGACCATGGCCAGCAGCCCCGGCGCGGCGCGGCAGTGGGTCGCGCAGCACGTGCAGCCCTTCATCCCGGCCACACGCATCACCGGCATCATCGTCGGCAACGAGGTGCTGGGCAACAACGACACCACCATGGCGGCCAGCCTCGTGCCGGCCATGCAGGCGGTCTACGACGCGCTCGCCGCGCTCGGGCTCAGCGGCCAGGTGACGGTCTCGTCGGCGCACTCGGTGAACGTGCTCGCCAGCAGCTTCCCGCCGTCGTCCGGCACGTTCCAGGAGGGCGTGGCGCAGTACGTGAAGCCGCTGCTCGACTTCCACAGCAAGACGGGCTCCCCGTTCCTCATCAACGCCTACCCCTTCTTCGCCTACAAGGGGAGCCCCGGGAGCGTGTCGCTGCCGTACGTGCTGTTCCAGCCCAACGCCGGCGTGCGCGACGGCGGCCTCGTCTACGACAACATGCTGTACGCGCAGATCGACGCGGTGTACGCGGCCATGAAGGCCATGGGGCACACGGACATCGGTGTGCGGATCTCGGAGACGGGGTGGCCGTCCAAGGGGGACGAGGACGAGGTGGGCGCCACCGCGCAGAACGCCGCGGCCTACAACGGCAACCTCATGCAGCGGATCGCCAGGGGCCAGGGCACGCCGCTCAAGCCCAACGTGCCCATCGACGTGTTCGTGTTCGCGCTCTTCAACGAGAACATGAAGCCCGGGCCGGCGTCAGAAAGAAACTACGGGCTGTTCTACCCCAACGGGTCGCCGGTGTACGCGATCAACGCCGGCACCGccggctccggctccagctccggcgacggcgggggtTCGTCGGTGGGGAGGTTCGACCCGTACTCGTCGCAGTCCATGTTCTCGTCCGCGTCCAGATTGGCGGTAAGAAGAACGTTATCTTCTTTGACGCTACTGCTGGTATTGCCCGTGCTGTCAGCATTGGCATGCTGA
- the LOC123071502 gene encoding glucan endo-1,3-beta-glucosidase 14 isoform X1, with protein MEHRVSSSSSLRLCCVLLLSLFSVGTVSAQQKFGINYGQIANNLPDPTQVASLLRSMNVNRVKLYDADPKVLTAFANTGVEFIISVGNENLQTMASSPGAARQWVAQHVQPFIPATRITGIIVGNEVLGNNDTTMAASLVPAMQAVYDALAALGLSGQVTVSSAHSVNVLASSFPPSSGTFQEGVAQYVKPLLDFHSKTGSPFLINAYPFFAYKGSPGSVSLPYVLFQPNAGVRDGGLVYDNMLYAQIDAVYAAMKAMGHTDIGVRISETGWPSKGDEDEVGATAQNAAAYNGNLMQRIARGQGTPLKPNVPIDVFVFALFNENMKPGPASERNYGLFYPNGSPVYAINAGTAGSGSSSGDGGGSSVGRFDPYSSQSMFSSASRLAVRRTLSSLTLLLVLPVLSALAC; from the exons ATGGAGCATCGcgtctcgtcgtcgtcgtcgctccgGCTCTGCTGCGtcctgctgctctcgctcttctCAG TGGGCACAGTGTCGGCGCAGCAAAAGTTCGGCATCAACTACGGGCAGATCGCCAACAACCTGCCGGACCCGACGCAGGTGGCGAGCCTGCTGCGGTCCATGAACGTCAACAGGGTGAAGCTCTACGACGCGGACCCCAAGGTGCTCACGGCGTTCGCCAACACGGGCGTGGAGTTCATCATCTCCGTGGGCAATGAGAACCTGCAGACCATGGCCAGCAGCCCCGGCGCGGCGCGGCAGTGGGTCGCGCAGCACGTGCAGCCCTTCATCCCGGCCACACGCATCACCGGCATCATCGTCGGCAACGAGGTGCTGGGCAACAACGACACCACCATGGCGGCCAGCCTCGTGCCGGCCATGCAGGCGGTCTACGACGCGCTCGCCGCGCTCGGGCTCAGCGGCCAGGTGACGGTCTCGTCGGCGCACTCGGTGAACGTGCTCGCCAGCAGCTTCCCGCCGTCGTCCGGCACGTTCCAGGAGGGCGTGGCGCAGTACGTGAAGCCGCTGCTCGACTTCCACAGCAAGACGGGCTCCCCGTTCCTCATCAACGCCTACCCCTTCTTCGCCTACAAGGGGAGCCCCGGGAGCGTGTCGCTGCCGTACGTGCTGTTCCAGCCCAACGCCGGCGTGCGCGACGGCGGCCTCGTCTACGACAACATGCTGTACGCGCAGATCGACGCGGTGTACGCGGCCATGAAGGCCATGGGGCACACGGACATCGGTGTGCGGATCTCGGAGACGGGGTGGCCGTCCAAGGGGGACGAGGACGAGGTGGGCGCCACCGCGCAGAACGCCGCGGCCTACAACGGCAACCTCATGCAGCGGATCGCCAGGGGCCAGGGCACGCCGCTCAAGCCCAACGTGCCCATCGACGTGTTCGTGTTCGCGCTCTTCAACGAGAACATGAAGCCCGGGCCGGCGTCAGAAAGAAACTACGGGCTGTTCTACCCCAACGGGTCGCCGGTGTACGCGATCAACGCCGGCACCGccggctccggctccagctccggcgacggcgggggtTCGTCGGTGGGGAGGTTCGACCCGTACTCGTCGCAGTCCATGTTCTCGTCCGCGTCCAGATTGGCGGTAAGAAGAACGTTATCTTCTTTGACGCTACTGCTGGTATTGCCCGTGCTGTCAGCATTGGCATGCTGA